In the Pecten maximus chromosome 5, xPecMax1.1, whole genome shotgun sequence genome, GTGTATTATAAGGAAAAGAACAGAGCTGCTAAAGGTAGCACACATTTCAAAACCTGGCTTTATTTTCAGACTGGACCACCACATCCCACTGTAGTGGTGCCCATTAATCTTTGTAATGGAGGATGAATAGTCTGTTGATATAGTTAATATACATTACCTTGCCATGTTCAGTGTGCAAAAGATACTGACTTAGTTTGCTGAGCATTACTGTTAGTAATCTTTTCTTTGAGCAAAAATGGTGTCAACAAATGCAAAAGATTCAATGGTAAACTGTTGTGAAGTTTGTATTTCTGACTTGTGACTAAGAAATTGTGATTTGTGAAATACCAGGTAAACATCTAAACAAAATGTGCAATATCttattaaatgtattatttactcTTGTTGATATTTCAGCTGATGTCCTTTTGGTAAATGTTTTCGTTTGtgtatttattattgttatatttgtttattttttttttaataaattacattttcaaACCAGAATATTTTTCCCACAACAAAATTATTAGATCATTGATTTAAGTTTTTGAAGAAGCACTGCAGTTCTTCAGGTAGCACAGTAAGATATTTTATCGTAAACCAATTTTCTACTTATCAGACATTTCCAACTAGACTTTCCATTGTCTTTAAGTGTGCTCTATTTAATGTGTTGAATCTCTATAAATCGGGATGAGGGGATCAAGACCATGGTTGAATCATTGATAGGAGTTTCTATTTGAGATCAATCAAATGAAAGGATACAAACCAATAAATAGTTAATTACAATTTCTTTAATTAGAGTATTGATTTTGACcaaaattaaataaagattTGTGAATGAGGATGTTTTGAAGACGTGTATAATCTAGTACTTGTAGTATATGTTATTTTTCTGGGAGGTTATCTATCACGCTGCAAAGGAGTTCACCCTCATCCCCGATTTGTGTTACAAtgatacatgttttaaaatcaaaattgtattCACAGCAGAATTCTCAGATGGGGAAAagagagttgtctcccccaGACAAGCAAGGCAGTGTCTACTTTTACTTTCGTTTTGCTGAGTACATCTGTACTAATCATgtctatataattatacaaaagcTCCGGCAAAGCAGCTATCCAAGTCCACTGCTTTAGCAACCTTGACGGGTCTTGGTAAGTACGCCACTTTTTTCAAAGTCCCATGACTTGTGCTCGTAAATGTTTCTGTGTGCAATTTTGATGAAGCATATCTAAGCACCATCTTGTCCATCCATCTACCTTTTCTGTCAACATTTGACATATCCATATTTCCTTGACCCAATTCAATATTTAGAGAGTAGACCACCAGTTGTACATTTAAGGTGACAGCTACCATACAATCTTTAAATAATGGAAAGTTGATTTGTTTGGGTTCCTGATTaagtttaaaaaacaaaaaaacacttaaTGGAATGTTTAAGTTGAGGGTTTTTCGGGTCGAGGCCAAGGTCACTTATTCAATTTTAaccatattttgtaaaatttccaTGTGTTTAGCCATGGTCCACACATACTTCTTGTTTGCACATGCAAGTTTAAGTTCCATCACTATTgggtaacattatatatacacactatacTGCCAAGTTAACTCTAAAGTGTCAATCTAGCTTCTTCAGGGATGTTGTTGGGAAGGAAACTTGCTCTAAAAGCTGTATACATACATTCTGgtatatacatagttatatctGAGCACATCTATGGCCTATAAAAAGTTAGGAACAACCAGTTATTGCTTTAACCTAGAAAGAACCTGGATCTTGTCGGAGTATTTGTAAaggttttgtattgtttcattGGCAATCAGCAACTCAAGTGTttcaataactttttttttataaatttattgaatgaaatgaaattttacgAAAGTTTTAAAAAGTGAAGATCTTGCTAAGATCTTACCAACTAAAATGACTCTGAGCAACATCGTATCTGCAATTTCACTGGTGTAAAAATCTATTCGGAATGGTTAAGTGTATCTGATTCTGTAGTTGCAATTAGTATGCAAGAACTTTGATTTAAAAACATAGGTGAAGCAATGAATTACTCATTCTACAATGACAACTGGTACAACGCTGATGATTCAACATTGTACTCTAGAAATTGCTGTCTGAAATCTAAAATAGATCTAATAAAACCAATTATAAGTTCATTTTCTTGTCTGTTGATGTAGACTAATAGAATCATCCCGTACCTTGAGGATGTTATACAGAAATCTCCTACCCTCGGGATGATATTTTGGTTGTCTAACCGGAGGGTTATATAATCAAGAATATCACCCCAAGGGTTGGAGATTTCACGTCCTCGGGGTAGgggattattatttttttctatcatatttgtttatttacgCATGGTCCTGTTATTGCAATGCAACACAATGTTAACCTGACATGATTAAACTGTTGAGGTCATTGTATTGTCAATGTGACGTCACTGTATTGTTACAAGAACATGCGCTTTGTCATACCCTATGGGATTGACAGAGATATCTTGAACAAATAAAATGTGAGACAAATCTGTGAAAGAAAGACTATtttcttaccctggacaggtatATCCACACTTTCACGTATGCAAGATTTCCTTATTATTATGGTCAAAATATGGGAATTCCCTTTCACAAAAATTGAATTATGCCGTGGTAACAATTGAATGACGTCAGGTCAACAATTTAGTCAGGTTGTGTCAACATTTTCTTGCATTGATGTAGTGTCAATTTAAGATTCATACGAGGATAAACAGGGAAGAGAAAAATTATCATTCACCCCTTGTGAGTGATACAAGGGGATCCCAACCTCAGGGTGGGATTCTTAAGCTGCCATACACAAGACCAGTCTTGTATTTGTCAGCTTATAATTCAGAATCTTTCCTTTTGAGCCTAGGGATGCCCTTGTCACACTCTGAAGGGttgaaagattctattagttTACAGTCCACAGTCGAGTTGATGGCATTTATAGAGTCAATGAGACACTTGTTCAGCAGTTTACACCATGTTTACAGGTCTTGGTGGGTATGGGACAGACAGTGACTCTGATGCTGCAGATGCAGACAGCCAGGATGAGGAGAACTCGGACGTGGAGTTACAGGAGACCATCCGGCGCAAAAAGAGGGACTTTGAGGAGAGACGCAAGAGCCAGCCCATATATGAGGAAGATGAAATAGGTGAATACTTGAAAATGTTCTATCAGGAaatgataaatgtattgtaGAATCACCTGATTGTTTGTATTGCCATGGGTTGTTGCATATTTCTACCATTATTCACAGCAGGCCTGTAACtgaaaatattttcctttttaagTTTCTTGtcatgtttttaaaacaaaattcaaatgaGTCATCTAACTATTTTTTAGAGATTCATTATTAGAAAGAACATATGGGGAGTGTTGAGacattaaaatcaatatgaTACCTAGATGTGTATCAACTGTCAGTTGTTGATGTTTTGTCCCTCCTTTACAGTGCCAGAGACTCCAGCATTTTTGAAAGAAGCAATGTCTGAAAAGAAAGCAAGTTACccatttgaaaacaaatataatggAATTCCTGGTTTGGATGTGAAACATGAGGAATCTGGGGAAACTGGGGATGGGAGGGAGAGCAAGGTAGACCGATCAAAAAAGTCCTCAGACAAACAGAGAAAGTCaaagaaaacaaatgaaatttctAGTACAAGTTCTTCAAGTGGTAGTGATAGTGATTCTGATTCAGGAAGTTCCAGTTCTTCTGCATCCTCAGCTAATTCAGTGTCATCCAGTTCCCCTGAAGGGAAAGTTTCTCGGAAAAAGGAATCTGCCTCCAAAAAGCATGCTTCTCGTAGATTATCTGGTGTAGGTAAGGTAAGCAGGGAGGATGAAAGTAGTCCAGCCGAGGACAAGGAGAGGAGGAGGAGTCGAGATGAGGAGAGTGCAAGAAAACATAGGTCTAGTAGACAGGACTCTAGGAAGTCTAGAGGGAATGAGGGAAGGGATAGACGGGAGAGGTCACATAGCCGGGAGGGGTACAGGGATGATAGAGAGGAAAGTAGGGACAAATACAGAGAGGATAGTGAAAGTCGTGAAAGGGAATCAAACCGAAGACATAGCAAACATAGTAGGGACCAACGACGACACAAAAGTAGGTCACGTTCTTATGATAGGGATGATAGACATTACAGGAGTAGGTCAAGATCATTGGATAGGGACAGGGAAAAACGTAGGCGAAAGGAGAGGAGTTCAAGTAGGGATAAAAGGGATAGGGAACGTGGGAGGTCACGAGAAAGGTATGATGAACATCGCAGCAGCAAATCCAAGTCTAAATCAAAGAAAAGGAAGCATTCTGTGTCGGAGGATGATAGTGATGGTTATGTCAGGCACAGCAGCAGTAAACATAAGAAATCCTCTGGGAAATATTCAAGGAGTTTATCACAAGACTCTCGTTCCAGTAGCAGGAAGGCACGTAGGGAGAAATATCAGGATGATAAGGCTAGGAGAAGCAGCGGTAAGAAGTCCGGTCGCAAACAAAGGTCTAGATCAAGATCAAGGTGGGCTAATTTTCTCCATTTCCTTGtcatatttttacatgtatatgtgcaAGTCCCTTAAATGTTTTCTTGTTGTCCTTGTTCAGTTAATTTATCATAGTCTTGTGTCATATTTAGATAATAAAAGCCACAAATTTTCTGTATTTCTTCACATTATTGAAATCACAAAATTTACACTTGAGAACTCCATTTTAATAAGTTGTCTTTGGCAGATAAGTAGTTCAGATTGCCCTTGATAATTCACACAATACACTGATTTTGATTAAGGATTTCATTATATCATTTAAACTTCCTGCCATGTTGATCATTCCATATGGTAATTACTTTACCCAATTTATCTTAGGTCATATACTAGGGTTACTGAATATAACATGGATTACAACCATATTGTTtcaacatgttatttttttcgGCACATATTTATCACCATTTGGTTATTTCATACAATTCAAATTCactttcaatatttcaataacgTTACCCACATTAGTCTACATCATGCACACAATACTTTCTTCTGATATTTCATTTAGAGAAAATAAGGAATTTTATGTAGCAGTTATTATTCTTTGGGAGAGAGTACTAAAATATCTCAACAATTATTTTGGCAGTTTGTCTGACATTAATATGTAAAAATCATTTAGagtatattatttttaaaagcaGCATAAGTTGTTAGCTCCCATTATTTTCAGGCTGATGTTGTCAAGTTTTATTGTTAACAATGAAACTTACTTGTAGCAAACTCATTTCTTCAGCGTGGAAACCATCAACCACCAACAAGTTGATATAGGCGGTGAATAACATTTATAGTTGTTGTTATTTGGATACAGAAATGATATTTGGTTCTTGAAGTTGAGTTTGCTTGGAGCAGCACATGTTGTT is a window encoding:
- the LOC117327835 gene encoding arginine/serine-rich protein PNISR-like, with product MWANPWPAAQMQQVFQGVPHEQVDWAALAKQWIQQKEAVGTDTTSVPPPPVQHGGVPQQAPMPSMMMHLHSGPPPPPPVAPSNGGGGDDMELDDGDHENGPNQANSFNNFVGQGSQPQGWEWGLQQNWSVPPPNWNVPQPSVEDEKIESQTYEYGHGGGFQQSYDYNHGEENFDYQHEGSQGDYQSYWGSEDQENSHGNQGFNSRHGHNRFSLPQGEDSGIDAAKRKNLPAWIREGLEKMEREKIKKMEKERKEKELQQLKEAREQAEKEAAAEVLKERAGESEGEPSVPKKSRFDSDNEEGEETERSRSKSKSPKIEIKPKKRSPSPEEVKTEEEKQLEMIMKTRKMLTEVLLEVTTSEMETVAKEVYYKEKNRAAKAPAKQLSKSTALATLTGLGLGGYGTDSDSDAADADSQDEENSDVELQETIRRKKRDFEERRKSQPIYEEDEIVPETPAFLKEAMSEKKASYPFENKYNGIPGLDVKHEESGETGDGRESKVDRSKKSSDKQRKSKKTNEISSTSSSSGSDSDSDSGSSSSSASSANSVSSSSPEGKVSRKKESASKKHASRRLSGVGKVSREDESSPAEDKERRRSRDEESARKHRSSRQDSRKSRGNEGRDRRERSHSREGYRDDREESRDKYREDSESRERESNRRHSKHSRDQRRHKSRSRSYDRDDRHYRSRSRSLDRDREKRRRKERSSSRDKRDRERGRSRERYDEHRSSKSKSKSKKRKHSVSEDDSDGYVRHSSSKHKKSSGKYSRSLSQDSRSSSRKARREKYQDDKARRSSGKKSGRKQRSRSRSRSY